One region of Gossypium raimondii isolate GPD5lz chromosome 6, ASM2569854v1, whole genome shotgun sequence genomic DNA includes:
- the LOC105773794 gene encoding glycerophosphocholine acyltransferase 1 — protein MTSSDEPGEDIIVNGDTPGTGKPRFRKVAKTKEMLSKQAVQTKKILSKHAVKIAKQAEEHERFINKVTHLLGVLGFGGFCFLLGARPQDIPYVYCLFYVIFVPLRWIYYRFKKWHYYLLDFCYYANTIFLFDLLLYPNNEKLFLVCFSFAEGPLAWALIVWRCSLVFSSVDKIISVLIHLLPGIVFFTIRWWNPVTFEDMQPEGTSHRISWPYVEDKAYLWTWLFGVPLAAYTLWQVLYFLIVNVLRRQRLLRDPEVMTSYRELSKKAKKANNIWWRLGGLLGDQNRFLMYILCQAIFTVATMALTVPIFLSYKFHVIFQILKVSASVWNGGSFLLEVMPRQVIVKEKKKSDIQMQPVQSQQDQPSDLVGNSSEIHQP, from the exons atgaCGAGCAGTGATGAACCCGGGGAGGACATCATTGTGAATGGGGATACGCCCGGGACGGGGAAACCGCGATTCAGA AAAGTAGCAAAAACGAAGGAGATGTTGTCTAAACAAGCGGTTCAAACGAAGAAGATTCTGTCGAAACATGCTGTTAAGATTGCTAAACAAGCTGAAGAACACGAACGATTTATCAACAAG gtGACTCATCTTTTGGGGGTTCTTGGATTTGGAGGGTTTTGCTTTCTCTTGGGAGCAA gGCCACAAGATATTCCTTATGTGTACTGTTTGTTCTATGTCATCTTCGTTCCCCTTCGGTGGATATACTACCGCTTTAAGAAATGGCATTACTATCTTCTG GATTTCTGCTATTATGCCAACACAATCTTCTTGTTTGACCTTCTTCTTTATCCAAATAATGAAAAGCTTTTCTTGGTTTGCTTCTCATTTGCCGAG GGGCCACTAGCATGGGCACTCATTGTTTGGCGTTGTAGCTTGGTTTTTAGTTCTGTTGACAAAATTATTAGCGTCCTTATACATCTTTTACCTG GAATAGTTTTTTTCACAATCCGATGGTGGAATCCAGTGACCTTCGAAGACATGCAGCCTGAAGGAACATCTCATAGAATTTCGTGGCCTTACGTAGAAGACAAAGCTTACCTTTGGACTTGGCTGTTTGGGGTTCCATTAGCTGCTTATACCCTCTGGCAAGTTCTTTACTTCCTCATTGTCAACGTGCTACGTCGGCAGAGGTTGTTAAGAGATCCTGAAGTCATGACATCTTACAG GGAACTTTCGAAGAAGGCCAAGAAAGCAAATAACATATGGTGGCGTTTAGGTGGGTTGCTTGGGGATCAAAACCGGTTCCTGATGTACATTCTATGTCAAGCCATTTTTACAGTGGCAACCATGGCACTCACTGTCCCCATCTTCCTATCATACAAATTCCACGTGATTTTCCAAATACTGAAGGTTTCTGCGTCAGTCTGGAATGGAGGAAGCTTCCTGTTAGAAGTGATGCCTAGACAGGTAATTGtgaaggagaaaaagaaatcagATATTCAGATGCAACCAGTACAAAGTCAACAAGATCAACCCTCAGATTTAGTGGGCAATTCGTCTGAGATACACCAGCCCTAA